One Rhinoderma darwinii isolate aRhiDar2 chromosome 6, aRhiDar2.hap1, whole genome shotgun sequence DNA window includes the following coding sequences:
- the LOC142656663 gene encoding mesothelin-like: MEQAPVALKQRFVLRLIQASSTTSIFQSVPANLASEIPASMLLTANLSITEINQMKWTSSQAQVIFRTVLIKITDYSILSSNILQGFTCGASKDLSNDQFVSLITSMTGKSVNLESSQLNCLAKRLTKNGAAEKFSSYSSDVLLYLGPYTKSPECEDYFTLVGKANIDLLAQGSAKRVSLLSSARTCLKIGSTGNITNEMLQKLGSLVCDLTATEIISSDASILKALKSCSSFTDLQKPAILQMLETKYGGTSSWTVSTMVEIGSLASTIDGKTISLIDKSVRRQFFPGFLTVMKIQYKTVFTILMSQLKVSSRLASRAAPDCDTLTTDMIAKQKEYIVVNYTAGQLDACLSNTTLKDNLEILGSLAFDNDQLNMLKVKLDTVRCLMIYAIFVFSGKYSTLHPTQRLCKN; this comes from the exons ATGGAGCAAGCCCCAGTGGCACTAAAACAAAGATTTGTCTTGAGG CTCATTCAGGCCAGCTCAACTACGAGTATCTTCCAGTCTGTACCGGCCAACTTAGCCAGTGAGATCCCTGCGTCAATGCTACTAACAGCCAACCTTAGTATAACTGAAATAAACCAAATGAAATGGACATCCAGCCAG GCTCAAGTAATTTTCCGGACAGTGCTTATCAAAATTACGGACTACTCAAT ATTATCTTCCAACATCCTGCAAGGTTTTACATGCGGAGCTTCAAAAGACCTGAGCAATGATCAGTTTGTTAGTCTCATTACATCAATGACCGGCAAATCAGTGAATCTAGAGAGTAGCCAG CTGAACTGCTTGGCCAAGAGACTCACAAAGAATGGAGCAGCAGAAAAATTCAGCAGCTATTCCAGTGACGTTCTTCTCTACTTAGG aCCCTATACCAAATCACCAGAATGTGAGGATTATTTCACGCTTGTAGGAAAGGCCAATATTGACTTGTTGGCCCAGGGATCTGCAAAAAGAGTATCTCTACTGAGCAGTGCAAGAACCTGTCTG AAAATCGGGAGCACTGGCAATATTACCAATGAAATGCTACAGAAGCTTGGTAGCCTTGTCTGTGACCTGACAGCCACAGAAATAATAAGCTCAGATGCCTCTATATTAAAAGCGCTTAAATCCTGCTCCTCCTTCACGGATCTGCAGAAGCCGGCCATATTACAGATGCTGGAAACCAAAtatgg AGGTACTTCTAGCTGGACAGTCTCGACCATGGTAGAAATTGGAAGTCTCGCCAGCACTATTGACGGCAAAACCATTTCATTGATTGACAAG TCTGTAAGGAGGCAGTTCTTCCCAGGATTCCTGACGGTTATGAAGATTCAATATAAGACGGTCTTCACTATTCTGATGAGTCAACTGAAGGTCTCTTCTAGACTCGCCAGTCGAGCAGCAC CTGATTGTGATACGCTCACTACTGATATGATAGCCAAGCAGAAGGAGTATATCGTTGTCAACTACACTGCCGGACAACTGGACGCCTGTCTTAGCAACACAACTTTAAAAGATAACTTGGAAATCCTTGGAAGCCTGGCCTTTGATAATGACCAACTCAATATGCTGAAAGTTAAACTGGATACAGTAAGATGCTTAATGATATACGCCATTTTTGTGTTTAGTGGAAAGTATTCTACTCTTCACCCTACTCAGAGACTGTGTAAGaattaa
- the LOC142656664 gene encoding uncharacterized protein LOC142656664, which translates to MKNDTIFSPEQSSTSSSGTSLCANSAVLQDSTKLTLFSAVWQLLLTYWSTSSEPQWLENFIIIANMFALEMTELTISQLPTNINCKTAQGIITSMNSSYGLLKPTIQKAIYQYLLDYHTKSNLTCDTSDDLQLFITTYFGAFSTLISPKDLVSLIPSDQLSTKLTSLKPEDMIIYLQPDTNMNSTVWSIMLSHYTNISKLGQVMDLLNIKTEDITVTVFKTVWPTFVSKSGFLNDYEMDKWFNVRFNNTIKLITLEQLNINEVITANCLFYQNLVKTLSIHYEDYSGNTRQDIYNVFKNYLQTHPQPKCYTDYSWIVENLQVYITFCSADDLRSFSSNETLLHHRSNEVLHHAHMNGQVFLFVGILHSG; encoded by the exons ATGAAAAATGACACAATTTTTTCCCCCGAGCAGAGCTCCACGTCATCTTCTGGCACATCCTTGTGTGCAAATTCAGCGGTTCTTCAGGACAGCACCAAGTTGACCCTTTTCTCAGCTGTTTGGCAGCTTCTTCTGACGTACTGGAGTACCAGCAGTGAACCACAATGGCTTGAGAATTTCATAATAATTGCCAATATGTTTGCCCTGGAGATGACAGAATTAACCATCTCTCAGCTCCCTACAAACATTAATTGCAAAACTGCCCAGGGAAT AATCACATCAATGAATTCCTCCTATGGCCTTCTGAAGCCTACTATCCAGAAAGCTATATATCAGTACCTGCTGGATTACCACACAA AGTCCAATTTGACATGTGACACATCTGATGACCTTCAACTATTCATTACCACATACTTTGGGGCTTTCTCAACTCTGATAAGTCCTAAGGACTTAGTGTCTCTTATCCCAAGTGATCAGCTTTCCACA AAACTAACCTCGCTTAAGCCGGAGGACATGATCATCTATCTACAGCCTGACACGAATATGAACAGTACTGTATGGTCAATAATGCTTTCACATTACACGAACATTAGCAAGTTGGGACAAGTCATGGATCTCCTCAATATTAAAACG GAGGATATCACTGTAACTGTGTTCAAGACCGTGTGGCCAACCTTCGTGTCAAAGTCCGGTTTCCTTAATGACTATGAAATGGATAAATGGTTTAACGTCAGATTCAACAACACTATAAAACTAATAACGTTGGAGCAGTTGAACATCAATGAAGTTATCACTGCAAACTGTCTCTTCTACCAAAACCT AGTGAAAACTCTATCTATACATTATGAAGATTATAGTGGCAACACTCGTCAAGATATCTACAATGTCTTCAAGAATTACCTCCAGAcac ATCCCCAGCCAAAATGCTATACAGATTATTCGTGGATAGTTGAGAACTTGCAAGTTTATATCACCTTTTGCAGCGCTGATGACCTCAGATCCTTTAGCAGCAACGAAACACTG ctccaccacaggagTAATGAAGTATTGCACCATGCCCATATGAATGGTCAGGTCTTCCTCTTTGTAGGCATTctacactctggctaa